Part of the Sulfurimonas denitrificans DSM 1251 genome is shown below.
AACCAAAACACTATCTCCATAAATCTCCCTGATTTTATCTTCACCACCCTCTGTATTTGTAATGGTTACAACTGCATCAGTGTGAGTGTGGTCAACAAACTTAAAAGGGATAATCGCATGCAGTATCGCTTCAACTGATGGGTTTGGTGCGGATGGATTTGTCATGGAGAGTCGTTGGTACTTTACCATATCTGTATCGCTTAACTCTTTTAACTCTGCCATTTTAAGAAGCATCTCCATTTTTACAGGAGCAAAACCCTCAGCTTCAATGGTTGCCAAATCCCATCCGCTTCCTTTTACATACAAAATCTCCTCTACCTCACCAAAAAGGTTTGTTGCAGTTGATTTTACAGAAGTATTTCCGCCACCATGCAGAACCAAAGAGCTATCTCGCCCAAGCAGTCTTGAGGTATAAACCCTCAAATCCAAGTCTGTTTTATAATTTTGCGCTTCTTTGTTATCCCATAAACTTTTCAATATCTTATCCTCTAAACTTTTCTTTTATTTCATCAAAATTTGCTCTGCAAACACCTTTGTTTGTTATAAGAGCGCTTATTAGCCTTGCTGGAGTTACATCAAAACCATAGTTTTTGGTAGGGGAGTCCTCTGGTGTAATTCGCACTCTGCGCAAAACTCCATCTTCATCCACTCCTCTTATAAACTTAACCTCATCGCCACTTCTCTCTTCAATTGGTATCTCTTTTACGCCATCTTTTATCTCAAAATCAAAAGTAGAAGCGGGGATTGCCACATAAAAAGGAACTCCGTTATCATGAGCTGCGAGTGCTTTTAGATAAGTTCCTATCTTGTTCGCCACATCTCCATTTGCACTTACTCTATCAGCCCCAACGATTACCATATCCACCTCGCCTCTTTGCATCAAAAGTCCGCCCATATTATCAGCTATGATAGTATGCTCTATCCCCTCTTTGGATAGTTCCCATGCAGTAAGTGAAGCGCCTTGATTCCTAGGGCGTGTCTCATCAACCCAAACATGAACATCAATTCCTCTTCTTTTTGCTTCATAGATTGGGGCTAGTGCTGTTCCCTCATCTATTACTGCCAACCAACCTGCATTACAGTGGGTTAAGATGTTTATGCGAGTTTTATTTTTTTGCTTTAGTATCTCTTCTATAATCTCACAGCCAAACTCAGCTATTTTTTGGCTCTCAAGCGCTTCAGCATCATTTAGTTCTATCGCAAAAGATCTTGCATCTTCAATTAAGTTTGCAGAGGCGCTTAAAAGCTCCATCATCTTATCCACAGCCCACATAAGGTTTATAGCAGTTGGACGAGACTCTCTAATAAGCAAGGCTTTTTCTTTAAGTAGCTCATAGTCTCCCTCAACCTCCATCGCTGCTATATAGATTCCAAAAGCCGCAACACTTCCTATAACTCCAGCCCCGCGAACTGTCATATTTTTTATAGCAGTTACAACTTCCTCAGTTGTAGTTAGATGCCTTGTATCATAGATAAAAGGAAGCAATCTTTGGTCAATTACCTCTAAACACTCATCAAAAAGATCATCATTTAGCCACAGCGCTTTGTAGTTACCTTGCATCTCTTAATATCTCCAATATCTCATCACAATTTTGTATAGTTTTATAATTCATCAAAAACTCCCTTGCTATCTTCAGCACCAAAGCCTCAGCCTCAGCTCTTAAGAGTTTATCGCTTATCCCTCTTATCTCTTCTACCCCAGCAACGCCATACACTCTTCGTGCTGCTTCACATCCAGCAAAACCGACACTATCACGAAATACATCTCTTATAAATTTCTTTTTATACGCTTCAAGTGCAGCCTTATCCATATATCCATCTACTAAGAGTGCAGAATTTTTGGACTCACTCCAAAAATCTAAAAACTTAGCTTGAAACTTTGCCAAAAACTCTTTTATGCTTAAAAGAATCCACTCTCTATACTCATCATCTCTGCTTACAACTGAGTGATAAACATAACTGCTAACAAAGTTTGCCAACAGTACACCTAAATCGAAACCAAAAGGTCCAACAAAAGCAAATTCAGGGTCAATGACACACGCTTCTTTCTCATTAATCATAATTGAACCAGTATGTAAATCTCCATGTAGAAGTGCATCATTTTGAGTCATAAACTTATATTTTAACTCTAAAATCCTCTCTTTAAGCTCCATATCCAAAAAAAGTCTTTTTGCATTTTCGTCATCTTCCATGTTGATATTAGTCTCATGCTCCATAAAAGCAAAGCTAAAAACCAAATCTTCACTTAGTTTGCATAACTCAACATTAGAGTTAAATCTATCAATAAGCGCTCTCTTCTCAGAGCTGCTTAAGTGCAAAGATGAAGTATAAAAAAGTGTTGCAGCCATAAAAGTAGATATCTGCTCACTAAATTTTTTATACTCTACTTTATCCAAAAGACCTTTTCTCATAATTACATGTGAGTCCAAATACTCCATGACTACCAAACTCATACTTTCACTTGAGTGATACACTTTTGGAATAAAACTAGGAAATATGGAATAAAATTTTTGCAACGCCCGTATCTCATAGTTCATTCTCTCTCTACTAAGAGCAAACTCTTCACCAACGCAACGCAGATATGGAACAGCCTGTTTTAAAATAAGAGCTTTTTGTGTATCTTTGAGCGAACTTATTTTATATACAAAATTTAAGTTCCCATCACCTATTTCATCGGCTTGCAGCTCATCTTCACCAAAGTAACTCATAACACTATTTACATCTAAGATATACTCTAAAACAGTTAACTTATCTAATTTTTTATAGTTCATAATCCCTCTTGTAATCAAAAATTTTCATATAAAATATTTTACATTTTAGAAAAATTGTAGCATAATTAGAGACGACATTTATCAGTTAAGGGGCTATTTATGGGATGGACATGTCAACATGATTATAATGGTTACTGTAAACTTATCAAAAAACCATGCGTTCCTGGCATGAAGGGTTGCATTCTAAAGAGTAGCGAGTACATCTTTAGCACAGGCTCTTATGAAGAGGACAAAAAAGCACAAGAGGCAAAAGAGCCTAAAGAGGAGATAGACTTCTGTGCATTAGCTAGGAGTAACTAATCCCAAAACTCAAGTGGGTTAGGATATGAAAAATCATATCCCAACTCGTCTATAATTTTTTTAGCCAAGACTCTGCGTTTTGAAAATCCTTCAAAAGCTCCTATTTCTTTGTTGTGTTTCTTACTATTTTTTTGATGAATTTCTAAGCGTGTAGGGTGATTTGGTGCAACAAGATTGTAAATCCCGCTATTTACTTCTACATGTAATATTTTATTTATGATTGCTATGACATCATCTCTGTGGATATAGTTTACAAATCCATCACTAAAAGCAGTAGCGCTCTTCCATACTCCGGCAACTCTATCGCTTCCCATCAAACCACCGAGTCTCAAAATAAGAACTCTCTTCCTTTGAGCCAAGAGCAAATCCTCTGCCTCTTTCATCAATGAGCCTTTTGTGATAAGAGCGCTCTCATCCACATCTTCATCAAACTCTCTATAAACCGAGATTGAACTCATTAAGATAATATCAGAAGCTGAATTTGTTAATGTTGCTATTTTTTGAACTGTATCTAAATAGTTCTCTTTTGTGTGAATAGCGATAATTACAATATCGCTTTGCCAAAAAGAGGAGTTATCAAGAGTGTTTTCTCGTGAAAAACACTCTACACTAAAACTCTTTTGTAGCTCTATAGAGAGAGGTTTTCCAAGCCAGCCACAGCCAAGGATACCTACACTTTTACTTTTGCTCATTTTTAGATTTATTTACGTTGTAGCTCTTTTTAATTACAACCATCTCATATATAGAAACTTCAGGCATCGATTCTTCAATTAGCTTATCAGTATCACTAAAAGCACCTTTCATCTTCTCTATCTCCTTATATCCAGCAGGCTTTACTTCGCTTGTCGCCAAACCAAAACTTCCTGCCCAAAAAATAAGCAGCATTAGCCAAATCGTTTTTTTAGACCCTGTATAAACACCAACAAAATGAAATGCCACACTTAAAAGCACAGCTATAATTAAAATAATACTCAAACTCATTTTACTAAACTCTCTCCTCTTGGTTTAATGTCAACTCCAGTTCCCTCAAACATTTTGCTACTTAATTTTTCTACACCCAACGTTCCAAGAAGCATCAACAAAGATATAGCCAGAAGAAAAAATAGCGCTAATGCGTATCTTTTAAAGGTCGCTTTCATTTGCTTTTGTTCTCATCAACATAAACATCTTCACTACCTATCCAATCTACACATCTTGAGCTATGAAAATCTCTCTCATACTCATCATGTTTAAATAGGTGATCTTCAAGTCTCCAGCCTAAGCTTTGAGATAGGAGTACTGATTTTGAGATTGTTCTGTGCATTTTGTTCTCACAAATAACAGTCTCTCCATTGTTAAAAATCTCTTCAACTCCATTTATTCTCTTAATTGTAATTGTATAGTGAAGCCCAATTAATATAGAAATAGCAATCAAAACACCTAGCATACCCTTCTTAAAAGCACCCTTTGGCATAAAATCTCTTGTCGTTACAACTACAGTAATAACCAAGAAAAAAACTCCTATAACTAAATAAACCGCTTCTAACT
Proteins encoded:
- the mtnA gene encoding S-methyl-5-thioribose-1-phosphate isomerase; the encoded protein is MQGNYKALWLNDDLFDECLEVIDQRLLPFIYDTRHLTTTEEVVTAIKNMTVRGAGVIGSVAAFGIYIAAMEVEGDYELLKEKALLIRESRPTAINLMWAVDKMMELLSASANLIEDARSFAIELNDAEALESQKIAEFGCEIIEEILKQKNKTRINILTHCNAGWLAVIDEGTALAPIYEAKRRGIDVHVWVDETRPRNQGASLTAWELSKEGIEHTIIADNMGGLLMQRGEVDMVIVGADRVSANGDVANKIGTYLKALAAHDNGVPFYVAIPASTFDFEIKDGVKEIPIEERSGDEVKFIRGVDEDGVLRRVRITPEDSPTKNYGFDVTPARLISALITNKGVCRANFDEIKEKFRG
- the mtnK gene encoding S-methyl-5-thioribose kinase, giving the protein MNYKKLDKLTVLEYILDVNSVMSYFGEDELQADEIGDGNLNFVYKISSLKDTQKALILKQAVPYLRCVGEEFALSRERMNYEIRALQKFYSIFPSFIPKVYHSSESMSLVVMEYLDSHVIMRKGLLDKVEYKKFSEQISTFMAATLFYTSSLHLSSSEKRALIDRFNSNVELCKLSEDLVFSFAFMEHETNINMEDDENAKRLFLDMELKERILELKYKFMTQNDALLHGDLHTGSIMINEKEACVIDPEFAFVGPFGFDLGVLLANFVSSYVYHSVVSRDDEYREWILLSIKEFLAKFQAKFLDFWSESKNSALLVDGYMDKAALEAYKKKFIRDVFRDSVGFAGCEAARRVYGVAGVEEIRGISDKLLRAEAEALVLKIAREFLMNYKTIQNCDEILEILRDAR